From the genome of Mesorhizobium japonicum MAFF 303099, one region includes:
- a CDS encoding O-antigen ligase family protein, giving the protein MVSFVFNGGALWSVLLLALRKRRFNVDPAMMAMTIAIYAYCAANLVASIVNSAIARDALHLIPLVTFLFFPISYSTWSITQKTTLVRIIVLSSMAACFVALLLAVFQQHWLGMRAEGGAGNAIVFAEVLCLAVLVCVAGALSDIERHRIALLCAALGGTIAIIYSGTRIVWLALLIAGIAVLLINQHRLKGRNAIRLLVLLLAAGAVIAAVGFQTISGRVDFLRSDLDALAVNGDHTTAIGLRLAVWDIGLKAFREMPLFGHGVGATQALIKQGFHDQFGMDAGFNHFHNGFLTALVQAGLLGAVTLAAMFVVAARNAAVVLRNSTDPIERFGATMIVIMVITYLTSGMTGILIGHDILDSVLMVFLVSGTYLASGRQAPLPQDQALPPETEERAPAPVAEDALLPGMENRALRLTQ; this is encoded by the coding sequence GTGGTCAGCTTCGTATTCAATGGTGGCGCTCTGTGGTCCGTCCTGTTGCTCGCCCTCAGGAAAAGGCGCTTCAATGTCGACCCGGCGATGATGGCGATGACGATCGCCATCTATGCCTATTGCGCGGCCAATCTGGTGGCGTCCATCGTCAACAGCGCGATCGCCAGGGATGCATTGCACCTGATCCCGCTCGTCACCTTCCTGTTTTTCCCCATCTCCTATTCGACCTGGAGCATTACCCAGAAGACAACGCTTGTCCGTATCATCGTGCTGAGCAGTATGGCGGCCTGTTTTGTCGCGCTGCTTCTGGCGGTCTTCCAACAGCACTGGCTTGGTATGCGCGCCGAGGGCGGGGCTGGGAATGCAATTGTGTTCGCGGAGGTCCTCTGCCTTGCCGTGTTGGTCTGCGTGGCCGGCGCCCTGTCGGATATCGAGAGACACAGGATCGCCCTCCTTTGCGCGGCACTTGGCGGGACGATCGCCATCATCTACTCCGGCACCCGTATTGTCTGGCTGGCACTGCTGATTGCCGGTATCGCCGTTCTGCTAATCAACCAGCACAGGCTGAAGGGAAGGAACGCCATTCGCCTGCTGGTGCTGTTGCTGGCGGCCGGCGCCGTCATTGCGGCTGTCGGCTTCCAGACAATATCCGGGCGTGTCGACTTTCTGCGTTCCGACTTGGACGCGCTCGCCGTCAACGGTGACCACACGACGGCTATAGGATTGCGATTGGCCGTTTGGGATATTGGTCTGAAGGCGTTTCGTGAGATGCCATTGTTCGGACATGGAGTGGGTGCCACCCAGGCCTTGATAAAACAGGGCTTCCACGATCAGTTCGGGATGGATGCAGGCTTCAATCATTTCCATAACGGCTTCCTGACCGCCCTCGTGCAGGCAGGACTCCTGGGCGCCGTGACGCTGGCGGCGATGTTCGTCGTTGCCGCCAGGAATGCAGCCGTGGTTTTACGAAATAGCACCGATCCGATCGAGCGTTTTGGCGCCACAATGATTGTCATCATGGTGATCACCTATCTCACATCCGGGATGACAGGCATCCTGATTGGTCACGACATTCTGGATTCGGTGCTGATGGTCTTCCTGGTGTCGGGAACGTATCTTGCCTCGGGTCGTCAGGCTCCGTTGCCGCAAGACCAGGCGCTTCCGCCCGAGACGGAAGAGCGAGCGCCTGCTCCAGTCGCGGAAGACGCCCTTCTTCCAGGGATGGAAAATCGGGCGCTTCGATTGACTCAATAG
- a CDS encoding UDP-glucose 4-epimerase family protein, protein MKVLVTGATGFIGRQVVHRLREAGAELRLASRHPERLGPGQDAMRMPDVDAPTAAFLALARGVTDVVHCAGLNNDEGNATEADFRAANAELSARLAQAAAEQASGRFIQLSSIRAVIGARVSATIDEDTIPDPQCAYGRSKREAEIRVLDAYASHGRSDATVLRLPPVYGTGMQGNLATLMRMADTGLPLPTGALTGTRSLLSAQSTAGAIWHLLSLSGRLRPIHVASDVPPVSIADIVDAFRDGFGRPTRLMAVPAGPLRIAAILLGKRTSWDSLTASQICDPSLLVSEGWLPETGTLERLAEIARLGDAQSPPLR, encoded by the coding sequence ATGAAAGTCCTGGTCACAGGCGCGACAGGCTTCATCGGCCGTCAGGTGGTGCATCGGCTTCGCGAGGCGGGCGCCGAGCTTCGCCTCGCGTCCCGCCACCCGGAGAGGCTTGGTCCGGGACAGGATGCCATGCGGATGCCCGATGTCGATGCGCCGACGGCTGCCTTCCTGGCGCTCGCCAGGGGTGTTACCGATGTCGTTCATTGCGCGGGTCTGAACAATGATGAAGGCAATGCCACCGAAGCCGATTTTCGGGCGGCCAATGCGGAATTGAGCGCAAGGCTGGCGCAAGCGGCAGCCGAACAGGCAAGCGGACGGTTCATCCAGCTCTCCTCGATCCGGGCTGTGATCGGTGCGCGCGTCAGCGCAACGATCGACGAGGACACGATTCCCGATCCGCAATGCGCCTATGGGCGCTCGAAGCGCGAAGCAGAGATCAGGGTGCTGGACGCCTATGCTTCGCATGGCCGGTCCGACGCCACCGTATTGCGGCTGCCCCCAGTCTACGGAACCGGCATGCAAGGAAACCTGGCGACGCTGATGCGCATGGCCGATACGGGCCTGCCGCTGCCGACAGGCGCCCTGACGGGAACCCGCTCGCTGCTGTCGGCGCAATCGACGGCAGGAGCGATATGGCATCTGCTCAGTCTTTCGGGGCGGCTGCGGCCGATCCATGTTGCCAGCGATGTGCCACCGGTTTCGATCGCCGACATTGTCGACGCCTTTCGCGACGGTTTCGGACGACCGACGCGCCTTATGGCCGTGCCGGCCGGGCCGTTGCGGATAGCCGCGATCCTCTTGGGCAAGCGGACGTCCTGGGACAGTCTGACCGCTTCACAGATATGCGACCCTTCCCTGCTCGTATCCGAAGGTTGGCTGCCGGAAACCGGGACGCTGGAGCGGCTGGCCGAGATAGCTCGGCTCGGAGACGCTCAATCGCCCCCCTTGCGATAG
- the cysD gene encoding sulfate adenylyltransferase subunit CysD, which yields MTIALTHLQRLEAESIHIFREVAAAFAKPVMLYSVGKDSSVLMHLAMKAFYPAKPPFPFLHVDTTWKFREMIAFRDQMAQKLGFDLLVHVNEDGVRDNINPFDHGSNTHTHVMKTVALRQALDKYGFDAAFGGARRDEEKSRAKERIFSFRNAQHVWDPKNQRPEMWKIFNTRIASGESIRVFPLSNWTELDIWQYILQENIPIVPLYFAKERPVVERDGMLILKDDDRMKLRPGETVENRLVRFRTLGCYPLTGAIESDADTLEAIVGEMLTARTSERQGRLIDRDEAGSMEKKKREGYF from the coding sequence ATGACAATCGCGCTTACGCATCTGCAGCGGCTTGAAGCCGAGTCCATCCACATTTTCCGCGAGGTTGCGGCCGCCTTTGCCAAGCCGGTCATGCTCTATTCGGTCGGCAAGGATTCATCCGTGCTGATGCATCTGGCAATGAAGGCGTTCTATCCCGCCAAGCCGCCGTTCCCGTTTCTTCATGTCGACACCACCTGGAAGTTCCGCGAGATGATCGCTTTCCGCGATCAGATGGCGCAAAAACTCGGCTTCGACCTTTTGGTGCATGTCAATGAAGACGGCGTGCGCGACAACATCAATCCCTTCGATCACGGCTCGAACACCCATACCCATGTGATGAAGACGGTGGCGCTGCGCCAGGCGCTGGACAAATACGGTTTCGATGCCGCCTTTGGCGGCGCCCGGCGCGACGAGGAAAAGTCGCGCGCCAAGGAGCGCATATTCTCGTTCCGCAATGCCCAGCATGTCTGGGATCCGAAGAACCAGCGCCCCGAAATGTGGAAGATCTTCAACACCCGCATCGCGTCGGGCGAATCGATTCGCGTCTTCCCGCTGTCGAACTGGACCGAGCTCGATATCTGGCAGTACATCCTGCAGGAAAACATCCCGATCGTGCCGCTCTATTTCGCCAAGGAACGGCCGGTGGTGGAGCGCGACGGGATGTTGATCCTCAAGGACGACGACCGCATGAAACTGCGCCCCGGCGAGACAGTGGAGAACCGCCTGGTGCGGTTCCGCACTTTGGGCTGCTATCCGCTTACCGGCGCCATCGAATCCGATGCCGACACGCTCGAAGCCATCGTCGGCGAGATGCTGACCGCGCGCACATCCGAGCGGCAGGGCCGGCTGATCGACCGTGACGAAGCCGGCTCGATGGAAAAGAAGAAGCGCGAGGGGTATTTCTGA
- a CDS encoding sugar transferase, with amino-acid sequence MAVKGLKRAFDLVATAMLLLVTSPVLLLCMLAVRTSSPGPVIFSQTRVGRDGALFRCHKLRTMYQGTPSLPSHQAPANAVTAVGRTLRKFKLDELPQFWNVLRGEMSLVGPRPCLPTQTELIERRRQLGVLAARPGITGMAQIRGIDMSNPELLAETDAAYLRTASFWLDLRILFGTLYRKGGD; translated from the coding sequence ATGGCCGTGAAGGGACTGAAGCGTGCCTTCGATCTCGTCGCGACAGCCATGCTGTTGTTGGTGACATCCCCTGTCTTGTTGCTCTGCATGCTTGCGGTGCGGACATCGTCGCCCGGTCCAGTGATTTTTTCGCAAACGCGGGTCGGTCGCGATGGTGCGTTGTTTCGCTGCCACAAATTGCGGACGATGTATCAGGGAACGCCGTCCTTGCCCTCCCACCAAGCGCCAGCGAATGCCGTGACCGCGGTCGGGAGGACCTTGCGGAAGTTCAAGCTCGATGAACTGCCGCAATTCTGGAATGTTCTTCGGGGCGAGATGAGCCTGGTCGGGCCGCGCCCTTGCCTGCCGACACAGACGGAACTGATCGAGCGTCGCAGGCAACTGGGCGTGTTGGCGGCGCGCCCGGGCATTACCGGCATGGCCCAGATCAGGGGCATCGACATGTCCAACCCTGAGCTTCTGGCCGAAACCGATGCCGCCTATCTCAGGACCGCATCGTTCTGGCTCGACCTTCGCATCCTGTTTGGAACGCTCTATCGCAAGGGGGGCGATTGA
- the cysN gene encoding sulfate adenylyltransferase subunit CysN, with the protein MRHIMAKSLAPTDSVRDYLAAQEKKSLLRFLTCGSVDDGKSTLIGRLLSDTKQIFEDQLAALERDSRKHGTTGDDIDFALLVDGLEAEREQGITIDVAYRFFATPKRKFIVADTPGHEQYTRNMATGASTADLAIVLIDARQGVLRQTRRHSIIASLLGIRHIVLAVNKIDLVDFDQAVFDRIVEDYGQFSRDLGFQTIVPIPMSARYGDNVSGRSDNMQWYSGPTLIEHLETVSVEEAAVEQPFRFPVQYVNRPNLDFRGFAGTIASGAIAQGDEVVVAKSGKSSHVKRIVAHGGDLKQAVAGQAITLVLDDEVEVSRGNMLVSPAARPQVADQFAANIVWFDEHALLPGRSYILRTETDQTSATVTDLKYRINVNDFAHEAAKSLEMNEVGICNVSTRAPIAFDPFAENRTTGAFILIDRISNATVGAGMIVHSLRRAENIHWQSLDVGKRVRADMKNQRPAVFWFTGLSGSGKSTIANLFEKKLFATGRHTYILDGDNVRHGLNRDLGFTDADRVENIRRVAEVAKLMADAGLIVIVSFISPFSAERRMARELMADGEFIEVFVDTPFEECARRDPKGLYARALNGEIKNFTGVDSPYQAPEHPEIHLKTLGKSAEEMVDALEHWLNERDIAEDQYESGGGI; encoded by the coding sequence ATGCGTCACATCATGGCAAAAAGCCTCGCCCCCACCGACAGCGTCCGCGACTACCTGGCCGCGCAGGAGAAGAAGTCGCTGCTGCGCTTCCTGACCTGCGGTTCGGTCGATGACGGCAAGTCGACCTTGATCGGCCGCCTCTTGTCCGACACCAAGCAGATTTTCGAGGATCAGCTTGCCGCGCTCGAACGCGATTCGCGCAAGCATGGCACCACCGGCGATGACATCGATTTCGCGTTGCTGGTCGATGGTCTCGAGGCCGAGCGCGAGCAAGGTATCACCATCGACGTCGCCTACCGCTTCTTCGCCACGCCGAAGCGCAAGTTTATCGTCGCCGACACGCCCGGCCACGAGCAATACACCCGCAACATGGCGACAGGCGCCTCGACCGCCGATCTGGCGATCGTGCTGATCGACGCAAGGCAAGGGGTGCTGCGCCAGACAAGGCGCCATTCGATCATCGCCTCGCTGCTCGGCATCCGGCACATCGTGCTGGCCGTCAACAAGATCGATCTCGTCGATTTCGACCAGGCGGTCTTCGACCGGATCGTCGAAGACTACGGCCAATTCTCGCGCGATCTCGGCTTCCAGACCATCGTGCCGATCCCGATGTCGGCCCGTTACGGCGACAATGTCAGCGGCCGCTCCGACAACATGCAATGGTATTCCGGCCCGACGCTGATCGAGCACCTCGAGACCGTTTCGGTTGAAGAGGCTGCCGTCGAGCAGCCGTTCCGTTTTCCGGTGCAGTACGTCAATCGCCCCAATCTCGATTTCCGCGGCTTTGCCGGTACGATCGCGTCGGGCGCCATCGCGCAAGGCGACGAGGTCGTTGTCGCCAAATCCGGCAAGTCGTCGCATGTCAAACGCATCGTCGCTCATGGCGGCGATCTCAAACAGGCGGTGGCCGGCCAGGCCATAACGCTCGTTCTTGACGACGAGGTCGAGGTCTCCAGAGGCAATATGCTGGTGTCGCCGGCCGCTCGACCGCAAGTCGCCGATCAATTCGCCGCCAACATCGTCTGGTTTGACGAGCATGCGCTGCTGCCGGGCCGCTCCTATATCCTGCGCACCGAAACCGACCAGACCAGCGCCACCGTCACCGACCTGAAATACCGCATCAACGTCAACGACTTCGCCCATGAGGCGGCCAAGTCGCTTGAAATGAATGAAGTCGGCATCTGCAACGTCTCGACGCGGGCGCCGATCGCTTTCGATCCCTTCGCCGAGAACCGCACCACCGGCGCCTTCATCCTGATCGACCGCATCTCGAACGCCACCGTCGGCGCGGGCATGATCGTGCACTCGCTGCGTCGTGCCGAGAACATCCACTGGCAATCGCTCGATGTCGGCAAGCGCGTGCGCGCCGACATGAAGAACCAGCGGCCCGCCGTGTTCTGGTTCACCGGGCTTTCAGGCTCCGGCAAGTCGACCATCGCCAACTTGTTCGAGAAGAAGCTGTTCGCCACCGGCCGCCACACCTATATTCTGGACGGCGACAATGTCCGTCACGGTCTCAACCGCGATCTCGGCTTCACCGATGCTGACCGCGTCGAGAACATCCGCCGGGTCGCCGAAGTGGCAAAGCTGATGGCCGATGCCGGGTTGATCGTCATTGTCTCGTTCATTTCGCCGTTCAGCGCCGAACGGCGCATGGCGCGCGAATTGATGGCCGATGGCGAGTTCATCGAGGTGTTTGTCGACACGCCCTTCGAGGAGTGCGCCAGGCGTGATCCAAAAGGTCTCTACGCGCGCGCGCTGAATGGCGAGATCAAGAACTTCACCGGTGTCGATTCGCCTTACCAAGCGCCGGAACACCCGGAGATCCATCTGAAGACGCTCGGCAAATCGGCGGAAGAGATGGTAGATGCCCTGGAACATTGGCTGAATGAGCGCGACATTGCCGAAGACCAATATGAAAGCGGCGGCGGCATCTGA
- the cysQ gene encoding 3'(2'),5'-bisphosphate nucleotidase CysQ — protein MLDILERLALAAGREVMRVFHAGCAVDRKSDASPVTEADRESEKIILSGLRAAFPEIPCVAEEEAAAGIMPTDLGEAFFLIDPLDGTKEFVNRRTDFTVNIALVRHGVPEVGVVFAPCTGRFFSGRPGSAEALEIDDDYQIVGRRPISVRAAASPLAVVASRSHNTPETEAYIRDLGAAEIVSVGSSLKFCLLASAEADVYPRFGRTMEWDTAAGDAVLRAAGGTTRTLDGKPLAYGKRDQADDEDFANPHFIASGRAGAIPA, from the coding sequence ATGCTCGACATCTTGGAGCGGCTGGCCCTGGCGGCCGGACGCGAGGTGATGCGCGTTTTCCACGCCGGCTGCGCCGTCGACCGGAAATCAGACGCCTCGCCGGTGACCGAGGCGGACCGTGAGAGCGAGAAGATCATTCTCTCCGGCCTGCGCGCCGCATTTCCCGAGATTCCCTGCGTGGCCGAAGAGGAAGCGGCGGCTGGAATCATGCCGACCGATCTCGGCGAGGCCTTCTTCCTCATCGACCCGCTCGACGGCACCAAGGAATTCGTCAATCGCCGTACCGACTTCACCGTCAACATCGCGCTTGTCCGCCATGGCGTGCCAGAAGTCGGCGTCGTCTTCGCGCCGTGCACCGGCCGCTTCTTTTCGGGACGGCCGGGCAGCGCGGAAGCCCTGGAAATCGATGACGACTATCAGATCGTCGGCCGCCGGCCGATTTCGGTGAGAGCGGCCGCATCACCGCTGGCCGTGGTTGCCAGCCGCTCCCACAACACACCGGAAACCGAAGCCTATATTCGCGACCTAGGCGCCGCCGAGATCGTTTCCGTTGGCTCGTCCTTGAAATTCTGTCTTCTCGCCAGCGCCGAGGCGGATGTCTATCCGCGGTTCGGCCGCACCATGGAATGGGACACCGCGGCGGGCGACGCGGTGCTGCGCGCGGCGGGCGGCACGACACGTACGCTGGACGGCAAGCCCTTGGCCTACGGCAAACGCGACCAGGCCGACGACGAGGATTTCGCCAACCCGCATTTCATCGCCAGCGGCAGGGCAGGGGCAATCCCCGCCTGA
- a CDS encoding UDP-N-acetylglucosamine 4,6-dehydratase: protein MTSYAEAVFGFRPKMRRVIIMIQDLLMVLVAVALSLVLSRSDLSFDAFSYEGLVTWVGIVLVSHLLFRYCGLYTTIWRFASTPDFFNILKSCAILTVVLYTLSLVFRFFQPVAGLNERQFIVFFLVSFTIISAPRLFYRFLRDGASWGILTHKANKVQAKRALFVGRLGEADLIIRFTRTAEPADYSIAGIMATERGAPVGTRIQGVAVVASRPRLIDVLEDYAAGTKSIDLLIFGSGVEHEIEEYSELVRVARHGGIAVAQFSRLSQLGQEGKIVLDEVEMETILRRPTVPSDIARIGAFVGGKRVLVTGGAGSIGRTLVKRSLELGAGAVLVADNSEFGIFQLSQYIDEKDHDRLKVRIVDVADRRQMTRVVTEFKPDIIFHAAALKHVPLLEENWESAIQTNVFGTLVCAEVAAKCGVPQFLLISSDKAVDPTSVLGITKRAAEQLVSALHESHAIAPDGRRSGTKFIAVRFGNVFGSNGSVATIFQAQIEAGGPVTITDRRMTRYFMTVAEAVDLVIMAAADAQSRNGKDDYAIYMLDMGKPVPILEVAETMIRMAGKTPYADIPIRFTGIRPGEKLHETLQGANEEIVTLDIAKIFGLRTDVVAWPTVQAALAALQVAMKNQDKASALAVLAQLPRPETPAPDTLQETGPRTVGQAG, encoded by the coding sequence ATGACTTCCTATGCAGAAGCCGTGTTCGGATTTCGACCGAAAATGCGGCGCGTCATCATCATGATCCAGGATCTGCTCATGGTCCTGGTCGCGGTGGCGCTTAGTCTCGTCCTCTCCAGGTCAGACCTTTCGTTCGATGCATTCTCCTATGAAGGCCTGGTCACCTGGGTCGGGATCGTTCTCGTCAGCCACTTGCTGTTCAGATATTGTGGTCTCTACACCACGATCTGGCGCTTTGCCTCGACCCCGGACTTTTTCAACATTCTGAAAAGCTGTGCGATTCTGACGGTCGTGCTCTATACTCTTTCGCTGGTGTTTCGTTTCTTCCAGCCCGTGGCTGGCCTCAACGAGCGCCAATTCATCGTCTTCTTCCTCGTTTCCTTCACCATCATATCGGCGCCGAGGCTGTTCTACCGATTTCTTCGCGACGGCGCGAGCTGGGGCATCCTCACCCACAAGGCCAATAAAGTGCAGGCCAAGCGGGCGCTGTTCGTCGGCCGGCTTGGCGAGGCCGACCTGATCATTCGCTTCACGCGCACGGCAGAGCCGGCCGACTATTCCATTGCCGGCATCATGGCGACCGAGCGCGGCGCACCCGTGGGCACGCGGATTCAAGGTGTTGCCGTGGTGGCGTCCAGGCCACGCCTGATCGATGTCCTGGAGGACTACGCGGCGGGCACCAAGAGCATCGACCTGCTTATTTTCGGCAGCGGCGTCGAGCATGAGATCGAGGAGTATTCCGAGCTTGTGCGTGTCGCCCGGCACGGCGGCATAGCCGTCGCGCAGTTCTCGAGGCTTTCGCAACTGGGGCAGGAGGGAAAGATCGTTCTCGACGAAGTCGAGATGGAAACGATCCTGCGCCGCCCGACCGTGCCGTCCGATATCGCGCGTATCGGTGCCTTCGTCGGCGGCAAGCGCGTCCTGGTGACGGGAGGCGCCGGATCTATCGGCCGGACCCTGGTCAAGCGGTCGCTGGAGCTGGGGGCAGGGGCGGTGCTGGTCGCCGACAATTCCGAATTCGGCATCTTCCAGTTGAGCCAGTATATCGACGAAAAAGACCATGATCGCCTGAAGGTCCGCATTGTCGATGTCGCGGACCGGCGCCAGATGACGCGAGTCGTCACGGAATTCAAACCGGACATCATCTTCCATGCCGCGGCGCTGAAGCACGTTCCGCTGCTCGAGGAGAACTGGGAATCGGCCATCCAGACCAATGTTTTCGGCACGCTTGTCTGCGCCGAGGTTGCCGCAAAATGTGGGGTTCCACAGTTCCTGCTGATATCGAGCGACAAGGCCGTCGATCCGACCTCGGTGCTTGGCATCACAAAGAGGGCCGCCGAGCAGCTCGTCAGCGCCCTGCACGAAAGCCACGCAATCGCGCCGGACGGGCGCCGTTCCGGCACCAAGTTCATAGCCGTGCGGTTCGGCAATGTGTTTGGCTCCAACGGCTCGGTGGCGACCATCTTCCAGGCACAGATCGAAGCCGGCGGTCCGGTCACGATTACCGATCGGCGCATGACCCGCTATTTCATGACGGTTGCGGAAGCCGTCGACCTCGTCATCATGGCGGCCGCCGACGCACAGTCGCGCAACGGCAAGGACGACTATGCCATCTACATGCTGGACATGGGCAAACCCGTGCCGATTCTCGAAGTCGCCGAAACCATGATCCGCATGGCCGGCAAGACGCCCTATGCGGATATCCCGATCCGCTTCACCGGCATCAGGCCCGGTGAAAAGCTCCATGAGACGCTCCAGGGCGCCAATGAGGAGATCGTCACGCTCGACATCGCCAAGATCTTTGGTCTCAGGACCGATGTGGTGGCGTGGCCGACGGTTCAGGCAGCGCTGGCCGCGCTGCAGGTGGCCATGAAGAACCAGGACAAGGCTTCCGCCCTTGCGGTGTTGGCGCAACTCCCTCGGCCGGAGACGCCAGCGCCCGACACGCTGCAGGAAACCGGCCCGAGAACGGTTGGGCAAGCAGGTTAG